Below is a window of Desulfomicrobium escambiense DSM 10707 DNA.
GGCCGCTTTGCAGCCATCCGTCCGTGCGGAGGACAAAAGCGGCAAGGCCGCAGGGCCTTCACCATCCCCCGCACGGCATGAAATCCTGCAGCCATGCCCGGCTCCGCCGGTTTCAAACGATTCATCGAGGAGGTTGCATGTCCAAACGCATCGTCGTCTGCTGCGACGGCACGTGGAACACCCCGGACCAGAAGGATGACGGGGTGGTTTGTCCGACCAACGTGACCATGCTCGCCATGGCCGTAGCGCCGTACGCCGGGGACGGCAGGCGGCAGATGCTCTACTACGATACTGGGGTGGGCACGCACTGGTACGACAGGTTACGGGGCGGGGTTTCGGGGGTGGGGATTTCGCGGAACATCCTGCAGGCGTACCGCTTTCTGATTGAACTGTACGAGGAAGGCGACGACATCTTTCTCTTCGGCTTCAGCCGT
It encodes the following:
- a CDS encoding T6SS phospholipase effector Tle1-like catalytic domain-containing protein: MSKRIVVCCDGTWNTPDQKDDGVVCPTNVTMLAMAVAPYAGDGRRQMLYYDTGVGTHWYDRLRGGVSGVGISRNILQAYRFLIELYEEGDDIFLFGFSRGAYTVRSLAGLLRNSGLLLPENLHRLDDAYRLYRRRDPEFHLRAIESELFRKTYSRKVRGHCIRV